From Myxococcales bacterium, a single genomic window includes:
- a CDS encoding DUF499 domain-containing protein encodes MTSTRDRVRKALDHVREGLKPYVERELRNRLGTNWQEMARARLTLQTGRDGSPNWDTQALLKAIGNEFWSDVFRMSLQQVDRNYAIELRDVRNKHSHDESFTNDDAYRAIDTAQRLLEAAHAQKQAEECGKLKRELQQGVLAEQKAVDATNPLAIEMATKAGLKPWREIVTPHKDVASGRYMQAEFAADLAQVHRGEGSDEYRDPIEFFRRTYLTAGLKDLLVGAVQRIAGSGGDPVVELQTNFGGGKTHSMLALFHIFGDPRGKLAGMDEVLADAKLKDLPKARRVVLVGTALSPGEETKKHDGVVVRTLWGELAWQLGTAAGAKGKEAYKLVADSDAKGTSPGSKVLVDLFRMYGPVVVLIDEWVAYARQVVGKRDLPAGDFEAQASFAQALTEAAKAAEKTLVVAAIPASKIEIGGENGELALETLKNVFTRVGKPWRPASADEGFEIVRRRLFEPIDARESITAREAVVRSFVKMYKDSSDDFPLGCGERAYERDIINAYPIHPELFRRLYDDWSTLDKFQRTRGVLRLLAKVVHRLWESQDASLMILPSSVPMYDGAVRSELTRYLPDVWEPIISLDIDGEHSLPLELDRASPNLGKVSACRRVARTLYMGTAPGADNKNPGIDDRRVRLGCVQPGESVATFGDALRRISDRAKYIHQDGNRYWISTKANLNRLAEDRASTNLRDAETLYAEVVSRIQRDAKKRGDFAAVHACPETSGDVVDEPSARLVVLSPTQPHKKGQTGKDNASPAVQAARAILESKGTGPRLERNCLLFLAPDLKDLDGVLNATAHFLAWKSIQKESTPLNLDKFQENQVGTKVEEFDNTLDVRLHATYAWGLAPRQADPSAEIEWEDFKVGGEGSLAERATSRFTTEWVLRSKLGGVELRGVLDKHLWGEREHVSVAQLAEWFARYLYLPRVTNRSVLELAAQDGASVLTADDTFAVAATFDETKKRYSGLKVGEGQIAVVDRNTLLVKAAVARAQRERERGPAAAPGAHDTGRAPTGSDGPPASQQMPAPGAPKLPPNTFVASVKLDPARVVKDVGRAVVEVLEHLSTLPNAEVEVTLEMRVCVPEGIKETAVRTVSENAKTLKFQTAAFERE; translated from the coding sequence ATGACCTCGACTCGGGATCGTGTACGGAAGGCGCTGGACCACGTTCGGGAGGGGCTCAAGCCCTACGTCGAGCGCGAGCTTCGGAATCGCCTGGGAACCAACTGGCAAGAGATGGCGCGGGCCCGGCTGACCCTTCAGACGGGGCGCGACGGGTCCCCGAACTGGGACACGCAGGCACTCTTGAAAGCGATCGGCAACGAGTTCTGGAGCGACGTGTTCCGGATGTCGCTCCAGCAGGTGGATCGGAACTACGCCATCGAACTTCGGGACGTGCGAAACAAGCACTCGCATGACGAGTCGTTCACGAACGATGACGCCTACCGGGCCATCGATACCGCCCAACGCCTTCTTGAAGCGGCTCACGCCCAGAAGCAGGCCGAGGAATGCGGGAAGCTCAAGCGAGAGCTTCAGCAGGGGGTCCTGGCCGAGCAGAAGGCGGTCGATGCAACGAACCCTCTGGCCATCGAAATGGCCACGAAGGCAGGGCTGAAGCCGTGGCGTGAGATCGTGACGCCCCACAAGGACGTGGCGTCCGGCCGCTACATGCAGGCCGAATTCGCTGCGGACCTCGCGCAAGTTCATCGCGGAGAAGGCAGCGACGAGTATCGCGATCCTATCGAGTTCTTCCGGCGCACGTACCTGACGGCGGGGTTGAAGGACTTGCTCGTTGGGGCCGTTCAGCGCATCGCCGGATCCGGAGGCGATCCTGTCGTCGAGCTTCAGACCAACTTCGGTGGTGGCAAGACGCACTCGATGCTCGCGCTCTTTCACATCTTCGGAGACCCGAGGGGGAAGCTCGCCGGAATGGACGAGGTGCTCGCCGATGCGAAGCTGAAGGATCTTCCGAAAGCTCGACGTGTCGTGCTGGTCGGGACAGCCCTTTCCCCCGGGGAGGAGACCAAGAAGCACGATGGCGTTGTCGTTCGTACGCTGTGGGGCGAGCTAGCATGGCAGTTGGGGACGGCTGCTGGCGCCAAGGGCAAGGAGGCCTACAAGCTCGTCGCCGACTCGGACGCCAAGGGCACGAGCCCGGGCTCGAAGGTCTTGGTCGATCTCTTCCGCATGTATGGGCCGGTCGTGGTGCTCATCGACGAGTGGGTCGCCTACGCACGGCAGGTGGTCGGCAAGCGTGACCTTCCCGCGGGCGACTTCGAGGCACAGGCCTCGTTCGCCCAAGCACTCACCGAGGCAGCCAAGGCCGCGGAGAAAACCCTCGTCGTGGCCGCCATCCCGGCCTCGAAGATCGAGATCGGCGGCGAGAACGGCGAGCTTGCGCTGGAGACGTTGAAGAACGTCTTCACCCGAGTCGGCAAGCCGTGGCGCCCGGCGAGCGCGGATGAGGGCTTCGAGATCGTCCGTCGCCGCCTCTTCGAGCCGATCGACGCCAGGGAGAGCATCACCGCACGCGAGGCCGTCGTCCGGAGCTTCGTGAAGATGTACAAGGACTCGTCGGATGACTTCCCGCTCGGCTGCGGGGAGAGGGCGTATGAGCGCGACATCATCAACGCCTACCCGATCCATCCCGAGCTGTTCCGGCGCCTCTACGACGACTGGTCCACGCTCGACAAGTTCCAGCGCACTCGCGGCGTTCTCCGCTTGCTCGCAAAGGTCGTCCACCGCCTTTGGGAGAGTCAGGACGCGAGCCTGATGATCCTGCCGTCGAGCGTGCCCATGTACGACGGCGCCGTTCGGTCCGAGCTGACGCGCTACCTCCCCGACGTGTGGGAGCCGATCATCTCGCTCGACATAGACGGAGAGCACTCGCTACCTCTCGAACTCGATCGGGCCTCACCCAACCTCGGGAAGGTCTCTGCCTGCCGTCGGGTCGCACGGACGCTCTACATGGGCACGGCCCCCGGCGCGGACAACAAGAACCCTGGCATCGACGACCGCCGCGTCCGCCTCGGATGCGTTCAGCCCGGGGAGTCCGTGGCAACCTTCGGGGACGCGCTCCGTCGGATCAGCGATCGGGCGAAGTACATCCATCAGGACGGCAACCGCTACTGGATTTCGACGAAGGCCAACCTCAATCGGCTCGCCGAAGATCGGGCGAGCACGAACCTCCGCGACGCTGAGACCCTGTACGCCGAGGTCGTCTCGCGCATCCAGAGGGACGCGAAGAAGCGCGGCGACTTCGCCGCCGTTCACGCTTGCCCAGAGACCAGCGGAGACGTGGTGGATGAGCCCTCCGCTCGCTTGGTCGTGCTCTCCCCGACGCAGCCCCACAAGAAGGGGCAGACCGGAAAGGACAACGCCAGCCCCGCGGTCCAGGCAGCACGAGCGATCTTGGAGAGCAAGGGCACGGGGCCGAGGCTCGAACGGAACTGCCTCTTGTTCCTCGCGCCCGACTTGAAGGACCTCGATGGCGTCTTGAACGCCACCGCTCATTTCCTCGCGTGGAAGTCGATACAGAAGGAGTCCACGCCCCTCAACCTCGACAAGTTCCAGGAGAACCAGGTCGGAACGAAGGTCGAGGAGTTCGACAACACGTTGGATGTGCGCCTGCACGCGACGTACGCATGGGGGCTCGCACCCAGGCAGGCGGACCCCAGCGCCGAGATCGAGTGGGAGGACTTCAAGGTCGGTGGTGAGGGATCCCTTGCGGAGCGGGCAACATCCCGCTTCACCACGGAGTGGGTCCTCCGCTCCAAGCTCGGCGGCGTCGAGCTTCGCGGAGTGCTCGACAAGCACCTCTGGGGCGAGCGCGAGCACGTGAGCGTCGCCCAACTTGCCGAGTGGTTCGCTCGCTACCTGTACCTGCCGCGCGTGACGAACCGCAGCGTCCTCGAACTCGCCGCTCAAGACGGCGCCTCCGTGCTCACTGCGGACGACACATTCGCGGTGGCCGCAACCTTCGACGAGACGAAGAAGCGCTACAGCGGCTTGAAGGTTGGTGAGGGCCAGATCGCCGTCGTCGATCGGAACACGCTGCTCGTGAAGGCCGCGGTGGCGCGTGCCCAGCGGGAACGTGAACGGGGTCCCGCGGCCGCCCCCGGTGCTCACGACACCGGACGAGCCCCGACCGGCAGCGACGGGCCGCCGGCATCCCAACAGATGCCGGCTCCGGGCGCTCCCAAGCTGCCGCCCAACACCTTCGTCGCATCCGTGAAACTCGACCCCGCTCGAGTCGTGAAAGACGTCGGGCGGGCGGTCGTAGAGGTCCTGGAGCACCTTTCCACGCTGCCGAATGCCGAAGTCGAGGTGACCCTGGAGATGCGAGTGTGCGTCCCTGAGGGCATCAAGGAGACGGCCGTCCGGACCGTCAGCGAGAACGCGAAGACGCTCAAGTTTCAGACGGCGGCGTTTGAGAGGGAGTAG
- a CDS encoding DUF4297 domain-containing protein has protein sequence MAGRKKSADGSDAPSVKKKPGPPKRGAPSPTDEPPNHVLDTEDRGDETQRNFRYQHAYGVILLIGAALKKQPYVAIWCEHHEDLLAERSDGQWEGYQVKTRQREQGEWTLGDTEMCGAVKHLVHLDMRFPNRIANLHVVSNARFLDTDGETNAHRSLPRLLDAVRRASDPNSVAAPFDGAFKKLATDIEYPHEPLFVALRKMSLENGPKRESFDAEIAHNHVPLLAGCAGLARAQLNSLRDELVARVYRASSLGSDDPARHWCCVSGDDRKHPEIAAKRITIQDLFDVVADRQSAPFRYLPGTASLKPGIVERKLPVLEAKLLAAGLQSQVEIFRDRMLATERRLLEVTDAAPERTAPLLDQIEGVVKGEYSEALLAAEQLSQPYGRRLLQDVYGRLRAAATDRPEMVERQPYELLVGVAAMLTAECHLWWGPKFDLGGAR, from the coding sequence GTGGCCGGCAGGAAGAAGTCCGCGGACGGTAGCGACGCTCCGTCTGTGAAGAAGAAGCCGGGCCCCCCGAAGCGGGGCGCACCCTCGCCCACGGATGAGCCGCCGAACCACGTTCTCGACACAGAAGACCGCGGCGACGAGACCCAGCGCAACTTCCGCTATCAGCACGCCTACGGCGTGATTCTGCTCATCGGCGCCGCCCTCAAAAAGCAGCCTTACGTTGCCATCTGGTGCGAACATCACGAAGACCTTCTGGCGGAACGCAGTGACGGACAATGGGAGGGCTACCAAGTCAAGACGCGCCAGCGCGAACAGGGTGAGTGGACCCTCGGGGACACCGAGATGTGTGGTGCCGTCAAGCACCTCGTGCATCTGGACATGCGCTTTCCGAACCGTATCGCCAACCTGCACGTCGTTTCGAACGCGCGATTCCTCGACACCGATGGGGAAACGAACGCCCACCGCTCCCTGCCACGTCTTCTGGACGCGGTGCGAAGGGCTTCGGATCCGAATTCCGTGGCTGCACCCTTCGATGGGGCCTTCAAGAAGCTGGCCACGGACATCGAATACCCCCACGAGCCGCTGTTCGTTGCCCTCCGGAAGATGTCGTTGGAGAACGGACCTAAACGCGAGAGCTTCGATGCAGAGATAGCGCACAACCACGTCCCCCTTCTAGCCGGTTGCGCGGGACTCGCGCGGGCACAGCTCAACTCCCTCCGAGATGAGCTGGTTGCCCGGGTGTACAGGGCGTCCTCCCTTGGGAGCGACGATCCGGCGCGTCACTGGTGCTGCGTCTCCGGCGATGACCGTAAACATCCGGAGATCGCCGCGAAGCGCATCACCATCCAGGACCTCTTCGATGTGGTCGCAGACCGACAGTCAGCGCCGTTCCGCTACCTCCCGGGAACAGCATCGCTCAAACCCGGAATTGTTGAGAGGAAGCTCCCTGTGCTGGAGGCGAAGCTGCTTGCCGCTGGCTTGCAGAGCCAGGTGGAGATTTTTCGCGACCGGATGTTGGCGACCGAAAGGCGTCTACTTGAGGTCACCGACGCAGCGCCCGAGAGGACCGCGCCGCTGCTCGACCAAATCGAAGGTGTGGTGAAGGGCGAGTACTCAGAAGCGCTTCTCGCGGCGGAGCAATTGTCGCAGCCCTACGGCCGCCGACTGTTGCAGGATGTCTATGGTCGGCTGCGAGCCGCTGCGACGGACCGACCTGAAATGGTTGAGCGCCAGCCTTACGAGTTGCTGGTCGGCGTGGCGGCGATGCTCACGGCCGAGTGCCACCTTTGGTGGGGGCCGAAGTTCGACCTCGGGGGGGCGAGGTGA